A single genomic interval of Epinephelus fuscoguttatus linkage group LG22, E.fuscoguttatus.final_Chr_v1 harbors:
- the ascl1a gene encoding achaete-scute homolog 1a, whose protein sequence is MDLTAKMEINVSQQQLMPPACFFSAAAAAQSIQLSPSGSSQGSGKSVSKQPKRQRSSSPELLRCKRRLNFAGFGYSLPQQQPHAVARRNERERNRVKLVNNGFATLREHVPNGAANKKMSKVETLRSAVEYIRALQQLLDEHDAVSAAFQSGVLSPTMSQGYSADMNSMAGSPVSSYSSDEGSYDPLSPEEQELLDFTNWF, encoded by the coding sequence ATGGACCTCACAGCCAAGATGGAAATTAACgtcagccagcagcagctgatGCCGCCCGCGTGTTTCTTTTCCGCCGCCGCGGCGGCGCAGAGCATCCAGCTGAGCCCGAGCGGCAGCAGCCAGGGCAGCGGGAAGTCTGTGTCCAAGCAGCCCAAGAGGCAGCGCTCCTCCTCCCCGGAGCTGCTGCGCTGCAAGCGGAGACTCAATTTCGCGGGTTTCGGCTACAGCCTCCCGCAGCAGCAGCCGCACGCGGTGGCCCGGAGAAACGAGAGGGAGAGGAACCGCGTCAAACTGGTCAACAacgggttcgccaccctgcgggAGCACGTCCCCAACGGCGCCGCCAACAAGAAGATGAGCAAGGTGGAGACGCTGCGCTCAGCCGTGGAGTACATCCGCgccctgcagcagctgctggatGAGCACGACGCGGTAAGCGCGGCGTTTCAGTCCGGCGTCCTGTCGCCTACCATGTCGCAGGGATACTCCGCTGACATGAACTCCATGGCAGGTTCACCGGTGTCCTCATACTCATCCGACGAGGGCTCCTACGATCCTCTCAGCCCGGaggagcaggagctgctggacTTCACCAACTGGTTCTGA